The Streptomyces bacillaris sequence GACGGTTCGGCCGCCGTCACCGAGTTCCGTATCGGCGGCGAGGTCGTGGCCGCCAATCTGTCGCTCCAGTCCGCGCGGCTGGCGGGCGGCTATCTGTACGGGGCGGACCCGGCGCTGCGGGAGCGGAAGGTCGATGTGTCGACCATGCTGCTGCGCGAGGTGTCCCAGCAGGCGTCGGACACCGGCCGGGAGGTGCTGAGCCTGCTGCGCGGCGCGGAGCAGTACAAGAACCACTGGCAGCCGGTGACGGTGGTCAACCAGCGGCTGCTGCTGGCCCGGCCGGGCCTGGAGCCGCTGCTGCGGCTGCGGGAGTCGCAGGTGGCGGTACGGGAGCGGGCGGTGGAGACCGTGAAGGCGCGGTTCCCCGCGGCCCGGGACTGGCACGAGCGCCTTACCACGCTTCCGGTCATCGGGCGGTGAGGCGGGCGGCGACAGGCCGCAGGACGGCCCGGGAGATTCCGCCCGGGTGATGATCCGTTACCGTCCGGCGCCTGCCGCGTTGTCAGAGCGTGCGGGCCTCGTGCTCCGCAGCAACCCCCCTTTCTCACAAGGAGTTCTCATGTCGCGTATGACGAAGGTCGCCGCAGTGATGGCGGGCACCGGTGCCCTGGTCGCCGGCGGCGCCGGCCTGGCCGTTGCCGACTCGGGTGCGCAGGCCGCGGCCATCGGGTCCCCCGGTGTCGCCTCGGGCAACATCCTGCAGCTCCCGATCCACATCCCGGTCAACGTCTGCGGCAACACCGTCAACCTGGTCGGCGTGCTCAACCCGGCGTTCGGCAACACCTGCGTCAACGCCTCCGAGGGCCACGACGACAACGGTGACTACGGCTACGGCCGCTGATCCCCCGCTCCACAGCGCAACGGCCGGCTCCCTCCTCCCGGAGGGGCCGGCCGTTGCGCTGTGCGCGCTCAGGCGTAGCGGTAGACCTTGCTGTGGTCGAGGAGCGCGCGCGGGGTCACGTTCCACGGAGGCATCGGATCGTCCAGCCCGAAGACGTGGCGGCGCTCGCGGCCCGGCGCGTCGGGCTTGCGGCCCGGCACATAGGCCGACTTGGGGTGCGCCTTCCGCCAGCGGTCCCAGAGCAGGTCGATGAAGGAGTGGTGGAGCCAGAACACCGGGTCCTCCGGGGAGGCGGCCCCGGCCATCGGGCCGCCGACCCACTGGTGGACCCGGTTGTGGTTGGCGACCGGGCGCACCCGGTGGATGCCCCAGCCCTCGATGCGGTTGCGGAACCCCTCGGTGCTGACGCTGTTCCAGGGTTCGGTGTCGTAGACGGGGTCCTTGAGGGCCCGGGCCACGTCGTCGGCGGTGGGCAGGGAGACCGGGTCGCGGCCGGGCCGGCCGAAGTTGCGGGTCAGCCAGTTCTGGTCGGTGATCCCGGCGCCCACCTTCCAGTTGCCCGCGTCGTAGGCGAACGGGCCGGTCATGACGCGGCGGTCCCCGGGCCTGCCGTTGCCGCCGAGGAAGTCCTCCGCCCAGAGCGACGAGGTGGTCGAGCGGTCCTGGGTCCAGTCCCAGTAGGGCACGCTCACCCCGGGGTCGACGGCCTGGAGGGCCCGTTCGAACTCCAGCAGGTAGCGGCGGTGCCAGGGGAAGAACGAGGGCGTCATATGGGCGGGGCGCGACCGGTTCTCGGTGTCCATGACGTAGTACTCGCGGTGCATGACGACGAAGTCGTCGTAGCGGCCCGAGCGCTTGATCTTCAGGATCGCGTCGACGAGGCGGCGCTTCTCGGTCCGCGTAAGGTCGCGCTGGTTCTTGCGGGTGTACACCGGTTCTGGTCCTCCTGGTTCACATGCGGTGCGACGTTCACTTGCCGTCCGGCGCCCCCGTGGGGCGCGGTCCCTGCGTGCGGTGTGCCGCTCACCGGTGGTGCGACGCGGGCAGCGCCAGGCGGGCGGTGCCCAGCTCGTCCACGGCGGCGCGGGCCGTCTCGCGGAGCGTGGGGAACGACTCGTAGTGCGTGACATCGCTGAGGTAGGTGCCGTCCGCGCGGCGCATGACGTGCAGCGGGCGGCCGTCGATGCGGATCTCGGCCACCGGCTCGGCGTGGTGCGCCCCGCCGCCCGGTCCGGCGGCCGGGACCAGGACGCTCACGCCGCCGCGGATCTCCCGGCCCCGGTACATCTCGGCGAACTCCTCGGCCCCGGCGGCCCCGGCGGCAGCGTGGCCGGGGCCCTGTACGGGGGCGGGGGCGGCGTCCTGGCGGTGGTCGTGGAGCGGGATGAGGACCGCGGCGGTGCCCGCGGCCACGACGGCGGTGAAGCCGGTCCGCAGGAGGATCCGGCGCGACGGACCGCGCGGTGCGTCGCCCGCATCGGTGGTTCGGCTCATGGATGACTGCCTCTCGTTGGCTCGTCCGAGGTGCTGTTGCTCGCGATGGTGGCAACGAGGGGGCGGCGAATCGGTTCTCCCGGCCGCTGCGTCGTCCGCGTTCCGTCAAACGCGTGACCGTGCACGGCCATCCGCGCCGGAGGCACGCGTCGCGCGGTCCGCCCCGCGCGCCGGAGCCGACGATGGCCTGGCGAACTCGTGGAGGTGGATGGGGATGACCGTTACCGATCAGGTGTCCGACGACCGTGCGGCACACCGTGATCTCGCCGACCCGGCCTTCTGGCAGCTGCCGCGCCCGGAGCGGCTGGCCGCCTTCGCCCGGCTGCGGGAGCTGGAGGCGCCCGTACTGTTCACGCCCCGGCCGGGCACCGCCCGTACCTCCGGAAAGCCGTTCTACGCCCTGGTGCGCCACGCGGACGTGATGACCGCGAGCCGCACCCCGAAGGTCTTCGCGAGTGCTCCGGGGGCCACCACCCCGGAGCCGGCCGGGTGGGCGAAGGCGCTCTTCGGGAACTCGATGGTGAACATGGACGGGGCCGAGCACGCGGCGCTGCGCCGGATCATCTCGCGGCGCTTCACGCCCCGGCTGCTGGCCGCCACCGAGGAGAACATCGGCCGTCTCGCCGGGCGCCTGGTGGACGAGATGATCGCCGAGCGGCCGGGCGACTTCATGCCGTCGGCGGCCTCGCGGCTGCCCCTGGAGGTGATCTGCGACCTGATGGGCATCCCGGCCGAGCACCGGCCGCGGATCGCCGCCCAGATCGACCACGCCTCGGAGCAGGTGGGCGTCGAGCGCCGGGGCCGGCTGCGGATCCCCGGCCGGGGGACCGCCTCGCTCGCCATGATGCAGCTCGTCATGGCACGGCTGGCCCGGGAGCGCCGCCGCCGTCCGCAGGACGACCTGGTCTCGGCGCTGGTGCGGGCGGACGTCGACGGTGAGGGGCTCTCCTCGCGGGAGCTGGGCGCCTTCTTCTCGCTGCTGCTGGTGGCCGGGGTCGAGACCACCCGTAACGCGATCGCGCACGGGGTGTCGCTGCTGGACCGGCATCCGGAGCAGCGGGAGCTGCTCCGGTCGGACTTCGAGCGGTACATCGGCGGTGCGGTGGAGGAAATCGTCCGCCATTCGACGCCCATCATCCAGTTCCGCAGGACCGTCGTTTCGGAATTCGAGCTGGGCGGCCGGACCTTTCTCCCCGGCGAGAAAGTCGCACTGCTCTACGCCTCCGCCAATCGCGATGAAGCGGTTTTCACCCGTCCGGATCTCTTCGACATCACCCGGTCGCCGAATCCGCACCTCGGTTACGGGGGCGGGGGCCCGCACCATTGCCTCGGCGTCCATCTGGCCAGGCTCGAAATGACGGCCCTGTTCCGGGAACTGCTCACCCGACGGACCGTCATCCGGCGGACCGGCGAACCGAGACTGGTGGATTCGAATTTCGACAACCGGGTCGGTTCCCTGCCTCTCTCCATGGGCCCGACGGTCACCTGATCGGACCTTTCACGACGGCGAAATGCGATAAATGGACCATTCTGTTCGCACGTCATGCAGGATGGTGAAACCCTCGTCGCACCGGGCCGTACCGGCCGGAATTTCCTTTCAGCCAGGAGGAGTCATGCCGGCCAAGCGCCGACTCATCACCACATGTATCGCCGCGGCCGTTCTCAGCCTGCTGGCAGGCGGGGGCATCGCGGGCCAGCCGCCACCGGGCACCGACTCCGTGGACAGCGCCTCCCCGGGGCCGCAGGGCAGCCGGGGCCCCGGCACCACGGCCCACGGCGCCTATCTGGACTACGGGCCCGCCGGAGTGCGCAGGATGGACGAGCTGTCCCGCTGGCTCGGCGGCGCCGAGCTGCGGGTGGGCCACACCTACCTGCCGGGCGACCTGTGGGTGAACATCGAGGGCGCCCCCGAGTTCCTGGAGTCCTGGGCTAAGTGGCGCAAGGCGGACGAGGACCGGATGTTCGTCCTCAACGTCCCCATGCTGGAGCGGAACGAGCAGCGCGTCCCGGACGCCCGGGTCCGCCGGCTGCTCCGGGCGGGCGCGGCGGGCGACTTCGACCAGCACTTCACCAGGCTGGCGGAGCGGCTGGTCTCGCTGGGCGTGCCGGACACGGTGATCGTGCTCGGCTGGGAGATGAACGGCACCACCTACACCCACCGCTGCGGCCCCGATCCTGCCTCGTGGAAGAGGTACTGGCAGCGGATCGTGGCGGCGATGCGGGAGGTGCCCGGGCAGGAGTTCCGTTTCGACTTCACGCCCAGCCGGGGCCTGGACGCGGTGCCCTGGACCGCGTGCTACCCCGGTGACGACGTGGTCGACATCATCGGCATGGACTCCTACGACCAGCCGCCGGGCCGGACCTTCGACGACCAGGTCAACGATCCGTACGGGCTGCAGAAGCACGTGGACTTCGCGGCCGAGCGCGGCAAGCCGATCTCCTTCCCGGAGTGGGGGCTCTTCCGCAACGGTGACAACCCGGAGTACATGCGGCGGATGCTCGACTGGATCGACCGGCACCAGCCGGTGTACCAGACGATCACCGACTACTGCCCGCACGGGGTGTGGCAGTGCCGGAGCAACCCCCGCTCCACCCAGGTGTACCGGACGAAGCTGGCGGAGATGGCCGCGCCGGTGCGGCCCGCCCCGAGCCCGACCCCGACGCCCACGCCGACGGTCCCGGCTCCGACGCCGACGGTGCCCCCGGTCGACCCGACGCCGCCCGCCCCGCCGACCGTGCCGCCCACGCCGACGGCTCCGCCGACACCTGTGGCTCCCGAGCCGCCGACGGGCCGCGAGTGGTGCGTCACCGTGCCGTTCGGGGACTGGCTGAGCCAGTGGCTCAAGGACCGGAAGTTCTGCTTCCGATTCTGACCGTGCCCGGGGGACGCCCACCACGCCCATGAAAACGGCTCCGGCCTCCTCTCGGGGGCCGGAGCCGTCCACCCACACGGTCCAGCGCGGGGGCAGGGGGACAGAGCAACCGCTCGTCACTCCCCCAACGGGGGCGCGCCCCGCCGCGTGACGCCGCCGAACGGGCGAAAAGGACCCCGTGCGGAACCCGGTCGGCAGACGGCCCGGTGCGCACTCGGGACGGACGCGCGACCATGGAAACCTACAGATGGTGGTGAGGTGCATGGCATCCGCCGACGAGGGCCCCCGGCGGGGCCCGGCCCGCTGCCCTCCGCGGATCCGCGGGGCCCCGTGCGGCTGAGCGACGACGCGGTGGCGGTGGTCGCCGGGGACGGCACGGTCATCGGCTGGACCCGTGGCGCGGAGGCGCTGCTCGGGTACGCGGCGGCCGAGATGATCGGCCGCCCCGCCGCGCTGCTGCTGGCCGGGGACCCCGATCCCCGGCGTACGGCGGCGGTCGCCGCCCGGGCGCGTGGCGGGTCGGGGTGGAGCGGTCTGCTCGCC is a genomic window containing:
- a CDS encoding chaplin; the encoded protein is MSRMTKVAAVMAGTGALVAGGAGLAVADSGAQAAAIGSPGVASGNILQLPIHIPVNVCGNTVNLVGVLNPAFGNTCVNASEGHDDNGDYGYGR
- a CDS encoding tyrosinase family protein; protein product: MYTRKNQRDLTRTEKRRLVDAILKIKRSGRYDDFVVMHREYYVMDTENRSRPAHMTPSFFPWHRRYLLEFERALQAVDPGVSVPYWDWTQDRSTTSSLWAEDFLGGNGRPGDRRVMTGPFAYDAGNWKVGAGITDQNWLTRNFGRPGRDPVSLPTADDVARALKDPVYDTEPWNSVSTEGFRNRIEGWGIHRVRPVANHNRVHQWVGGPMAGAASPEDPVFWLHHSFIDLLWDRWRKAHPKSAYVPGRKPDAPGRERRHVFGLDDPMPPWNVTPRALLDHSKVYRYA
- a CDS encoding tyrosinase family oxidase copper chaperone — protein: MSRTTDAGDAPRGPSRRILLRTGFTAVVAAGTAAVLIPLHDHRQDAAPAPVQGPGHAAAGAAGAEEFAEMYRGREIRGGVSVLVPAAGPGGGAHHAEPVAEIRIDGRPLHVMRRADGTYLSDVTHYESFPTLRETARAAVDELGTARLALPASHHR
- a CDS encoding cytochrome P450, whose product is MTVTDQVSDDRAAHRDLADPAFWQLPRPERLAAFARLRELEAPVLFTPRPGTARTSGKPFYALVRHADVMTASRTPKVFASAPGATTPEPAGWAKALFGNSMVNMDGAEHAALRRIISRRFTPRLLAATEENIGRLAGRLVDEMIAERPGDFMPSAASRLPLEVICDLMGIPAEHRPRIAAQIDHASEQVGVERRGRLRIPGRGTASLAMMQLVMARLARERRRRPQDDLVSALVRADVDGEGLSSRELGAFFSLLLVAGVETTRNAIAHGVSLLDRHPEQRELLRSDFERYIGGAVEEIVRHSTPIIQFRRTVVSEFELGGRTFLPGEKVALLYASANRDEAVFTRPDLFDITRSPNPHLGYGGGGPHHCLGVHLARLEMTALFRELLTRRTVIRRTGEPRLVDSNFDNRVGSLPLSMGPTVT
- a CDS encoding glycoside hydrolase family 26 protein is translated as MPAKRRLITTCIAAAVLSLLAGGGIAGQPPPGTDSVDSASPGPQGSRGPGTTAHGAYLDYGPAGVRRMDELSRWLGGAELRVGHTYLPGDLWVNIEGAPEFLESWAKWRKADEDRMFVLNVPMLERNEQRVPDARVRRLLRAGAAGDFDQHFTRLAERLVSLGVPDTVIVLGWEMNGTTYTHRCGPDPASWKRYWQRIVAAMREVPGQEFRFDFTPSRGLDAVPWTACYPGDDVVDIIGMDSYDQPPGRTFDDQVNDPYGLQKHVDFAAERGKPISFPEWGLFRNGDNPEYMRRMLDWIDRHQPVYQTITDYCPHGVWQCRSNPRSTQVYRTKLAEMAAPVRPAPSPTPTPTPTVPAPTPTVPPVDPTPPAPPTVPPTPTAPPTPVAPEPPTGREWCVTVPFGDWLSQWLKDRKFCFRF